The region CATTTCACCATTTTTAtttgcctctctccctccctctcacattTACCAATTGTCTAATCCTTGTCATCATAGGATTTCAGGGCTGCATAAGTTCTTAGAGTGAGTTTAGTAAAGTCTCCAACCAACGCAGGAATAAGCCTCCACTTAGTCCCAATACTGATgggtaatttaatatatttagagAATTGATTGATATTTCTTTGAGACAATCTGCCTAAAAATTATTCTCCCAAATATCTTCCTAAACTTCAATCATCAGGAGCCACATAAAATAAGACATTTCTCTTTCCTTGAGACAGGTTTTCATCTACCAGAAACCAGATTCCAGTCCTCCTTGAACAAGTCTGTTATTCTTTGATATTCTCTAGGGTAAACAAGTCCAGTTCTAACAAAAGTCCCTGAAAAGTTTTAAGCAAACTCAGGCTTAAAAGGGCTAGTAGCCCTTTACCGTCACGAGTCCTGAATCAAGGTGCTCTTGGTATGTCCACTGGAATTCTGCCCTCTTAACACCAACTTTGATCTATGATTTCTGAGATCTTTGCTAGTCTTTGCAACCAAAGACTCAACTTCCATTATTATTCCAAAGTAAAAAGCATAAAAAGAACACGTGAACATTTCTGAACTCACCCTGAAGTTCTCAGGATCCACGTGCAGTTTGTCACAGTGCAGCTCGCTCAGCTTAGCAAAGGCGCCCTTGAGGTTGTCCATGTTCTTAACAGCATCTCCgaaggatgtcagcaccttcttgCCATGGGCCTTGACCTTGGGGTTTCCCATTATGGCAGAGGGAGAGGACAGGTTGCCAAAGCTGTCAAAGAACCTCTGGGTCCAGGGGTAGACAACCAGGAGCCTATGAGATGAGACCATAGCAGATGGAAAATCAGTGACTCGAAAAGTTTGAAGAATTTCCTGGTCAATTTGCCAGGCTCATATTCACCATCCTCCCCCATGAAGTCCAGTTGCTACCTGCCCAGAGCCTCGCCTCCAGCCTCTTCCACATTCACTTTGCCCCACAGGCTAGTGATAGCAGCCTTCTCCTCAGCAGTAAAATGCACCATGATGTCAGGTCTTGGAGCTTACTGGTGATCACAGAAGTGTCAGAAGCAAGTCTGTGCTGCTGCTGGAAGGTGTGGCCTTTTATTCTTTACTGCTGAACTTCTGGCCCTTTGTTCCCCTTAATCCTTTAAAGTCATTGGTCAAGGCTGAGCTGTGTCCCTCAGGGGTGGAGTCAGGTCAGGAAATGGTCAGCAAGGAAGATGTATGTTGAGTCTGTGATAATGTGTTGGTTCCTAAAACATCCTTCTTTTGTTGGCTCCTCCTCCATCCTCAAcacaatttttcattcattctctcttttcGCCCTCTTCTCTCCCCATGTCATCCTCCACGATGACATCCATCTCTCCCATTCTCCTTATCCCAGAAAGACCCATAGAGTGCAGCTAAGCCCAAGATAAAGAAAGAGTTCCAGTCAAACCAGGTTTAATATTTGGGTTAAGGATGGTGAGATGGTGACAGGGACAAAAAcacagtcaagaaaaaaaaatacaattgttGACACAGAACCTCAGCTAGTTCTAGCTCTCTTGAGGAGTGGATTATAGCCAAGCTCTggattttagttttctaagggaGACAAAACACATACATGGTTACTTCAGGAAGCTGAACAGAGATGCAAGGGATCTACAATAGAACTAAGACCTCAATCCCAAAGTAAAATAACCAAAGAttatttcatagagagaacaggTAGAATAAGCTTACATCCTGTGCTTCCAgggatctctctctctgtccatttCTCTATGACAACAAGGGAAACTGTCTACTCTGGAGACATTGCCCTGAGTGCTCTTCTTGATTTTCTGTACTTATTTATACCAGCGAGGCTGCTAAGGagtctgaaattatttaaaaCCAGGACTTGTGATCAAACTGAGGAATAGATGAATTGATATGATAGGCTAGCAGTTGGAGTATGTTTAATGTTTGTTGAAGCCATCAGTGCAGGAGACTTCAAGTTTCTCTAGTGtccttatttttggttttcttttgtgttttgatgTCCCTGTTGGCTCTGGGCTTCCCTAAGAACACATCATCATGAAATAGATTATGTACTGCAACTTTTCCAGCTGCAATCCTCTGTTATTATACTGGAGTC is a window of Eschrichtius robustus isolate mEscRob2 chromosome 11, mEscRob2.pri, whole genome shotgun sequence DNA encoding:
- the LOC137771451 gene encoding hemoglobin subunit epsilon-1, translating into MVHFTAEEKAAITSLWGKVNVEEAGGEALGRLLVVYPWTQRFFDSFGNLSSPSAIMGNPKVKAHGKKVLTSFGDAVKNMDNLKGAFAKLSELHCDKLHVDPENFRLLGNVMVIILASHFGREFTPELQAAWQKLVAGVATALAHKYH